In Bradyrhizobium sp. 195, the sequence TGCAGACCGCGGGCCTCGCGACGGTGCTGTGCGGGTTTTATCTGGCGCAGCGGCAAAGCTAGCGCGAGCTACGCCTTCTTCACGAACTCCGACTTCAAGTTCATCGCGCCAATGCCGTCGATCTTGCAGGCGATGTTGTGTCCGTCGCTGGCGTCCTGGAGGCGGATGTTGCGCACCTTGGTGCCGCCTTTCACGACCGAGGAGGAGCCCTTGATCTTGAGATCCTTGATCACGATGACGCTGTCGCCGTCAGCGAGCACGTTGCCGTTGGCATCGCGCACGCCGGCGTCCTGCGACGCATCCGCGGCCGCCTCCGCCGTACCGCTCCATTCATGGCCGCATTCCGGGCAGACCCAGAGACCGCGATCCTGATAGGCGTGCTCGGAGTTGCAGGCGGGGCACTTCATCGTGTCGGTCATGGCAAGTCTCGTCTAATTCTTTTCTCGTCTCGACGCTTGGTTGGCGGCGCGACCGTAAGGACGGGGAACAGGAAAGCAAGGGAAAGCTGCCGACGGCGCGCGCCGTCATCGCCTGCCGGTGCGATATCACCGAAACAGAACGAGGATCACGGTGAATCGGCCTGAGAGGCAAGTCAGCCCGCCGGATATCGAATCTGGAAAACAACCCCATGCACAGTAGGCACATCTTTGATAACGTTCGACATTTCGGTAACACCGAAT encodes:
- a CDS encoding zinc ribbon domain-containing protein YjdM, with protein sequence MTDTMKCPACNSEHAYQDRGLWVCPECGHEWSGTAEAAADASQDAGVRDANGNVLADGDSVIVIKDLKIKGSSSVVKGGTKVRNIRLQDASDGHNIACKIDGIGAMNLKSEFVKKA